A region from the Sandaracinus amylolyticus genome encodes:
- a CDS encoding TetR family transcriptional regulator, with product MSEYLDTQCHFRQILGVTEDPPVDEPQREKNRSERRAALVSAAYALFAERGYAATTMDDVAQAAGLSRRTAFRYFATKEALVFPERDDRLVLLADALVAREHETPFETVRRACLALARRYQDERDRMLAQHRLVQSEPALIGRELQLDRAFEEQLEQAFARGERDTSRGKRRARVRASAVIGAVRASLREWLEGGASTDLVRLGRETFAELEQGFGGGGEQ from the coding sequence GTGTCAGAATATCTTGACACTCAGTGCCACTTTCGTCAGATCCTCGGCGTGACCGAGGACCCGCCCGTCGACGAGCCCCAGCGCGAGAAGAACCGCTCCGAGCGTCGCGCGGCGCTCGTCTCCGCCGCGTACGCGCTGTTCGCCGAGCGTGGCTACGCCGCGACCACGATGGACGACGTCGCGCAGGCCGCGGGGCTCTCGCGGCGCACCGCGTTCCGCTACTTCGCGACCAAGGAAGCGCTGGTCTTCCCCGAGCGCGACGATCGCCTCGTGCTGCTCGCCGACGCGCTCGTCGCGCGCGAGCACGAGACGCCGTTCGAGACCGTGCGTCGCGCCTGCCTCGCGCTCGCGCGCCGCTACCAGGACGAGCGCGATCGCATGCTCGCGCAGCACCGCCTCGTGCAGTCCGAGCCCGCGCTGATCGGGCGCGAGCTCCAGCTCGATCGTGCGTTCGAGGAGCAGCTCGAGCAGGCGTTCGCGCGCGGCGAGCGCGACACCTCGCGCGGCAAGCGTCGCGCCCGAGTGCGTGCATCCGCGGTGATCGGCGCGGTGCGCGCGAGCCTTCGCGAGTGGCTCGAGGGCGGTGCGAGCACGGACCTCGTGCGGCTCGGTCGCGAGACGTTCGCCGAGCTCGAGCAGGGCTTCGGAGGAGGGGGAGAGCAGTGA
- a CDS encoding pyridoxal phosphate-dependent decarboxylase family protein encodes MKIPSTGRSSGEIIEALENYRERDVPWREGRAFGYVFDAKHDALDLGKRAYLMFLSENGLDPTSFPSLLRLENEVVRMCATHVHGDERVVGNFTSGGTESIMLAVKAARDRARVLRPELTRPQMLVPVTAHAAFHKAAHYLDVEIVAFQVDPTTFRADVSAARAAITDRTIMLVGSAPSYAHGVIDPIEALAALAVEHDLWMHVDGCMGGLLLPYLERLGDTVPRFDFRVPGVSSLSMDLHKYGYCPKGASVVLYRDRSLRKHQLYACSEWTGYTIVNATIQSSKSGGPLAGAWATMMRMGDDGYLRIAKEMRDATRRYAEGIDAIPGLRVMAEPDMTLIAFTSDEVPIFVIADLMKKRGWYVQPQLGFAGHRENLHLSITHANVPHVDAFLVDLRACVDEARALPNGDGAMVAGIAQAAASIDPATLDEATFAQLLAAAGTSVGVPEESASINTILQALPRPLTKAILIHYVNQLFA; translated from the coding sequence GTGAAGATTCCGTCGACCGGCCGCAGCAGCGGCGAGATCATCGAGGCGCTCGAGAACTACCGCGAGCGCGACGTGCCATGGCGCGAGGGGCGCGCGTTCGGCTACGTGTTCGACGCGAAGCACGACGCGCTCGATCTCGGCAAGCGCGCGTACCTGATGTTCCTCTCGGAGAACGGCCTCGACCCCACGTCGTTCCCGAGCCTCCTGCGCCTCGAGAACGAGGTCGTGCGCATGTGCGCGACCCACGTGCACGGCGACGAGCGCGTCGTCGGCAACTTCACGAGCGGCGGCACCGAGTCGATCATGCTCGCGGTCAAAGCGGCGCGTGATCGCGCGCGCGTGCTGCGCCCCGAGCTCACGCGACCGCAGATGCTCGTGCCCGTCACCGCGCACGCTGCGTTCCACAAGGCCGCGCACTACCTCGACGTCGAGATCGTCGCGTTCCAGGTCGATCCCACGACGTTCCGCGCCGACGTCTCCGCCGCGCGCGCCGCGATCACCGATCGCACGATCATGCTCGTCGGCTCCGCTCCGTCGTACGCGCACGGCGTGATCGATCCGATCGAGGCGCTCGCCGCGCTCGCGGTCGAGCACGACCTCTGGATGCACGTCGACGGATGCATGGGCGGGCTCCTGCTGCCGTACCTCGAGCGGCTCGGTGACACCGTCCCGCGCTTCGACTTCCGGGTGCCGGGTGTGTCGAGCCTCTCGATGGACCTGCACAAGTACGGCTACTGCCCGAAGGGCGCGAGCGTCGTGCTCTATCGCGATCGCTCGCTGCGCAAGCACCAGCTCTACGCGTGCAGCGAGTGGACGGGCTACACGATCGTCAACGCGACGATCCAGAGCAGCAAGAGCGGCGGCCCGCTCGCCGGCGCGTGGGCGACGATGATGCGCATGGGCGACGACGGCTATCTGCGCATCGCGAAGGAGATGCGCGACGCGACGCGCCGCTACGCCGAGGGCATCGACGCGATCCCCGGGCTGCGCGTGATGGCCGAGCCCGACATGACGCTGATCGCGTTCACGAGCGACGAGGTGCCGATCTTCGTGATCGCCGACCTCATGAAGAAGCGCGGCTGGTACGTGCAGCCGCAGCTCGGGTTCGCGGGGCATCGCGAGAACCTGCACCTCTCGATCACCCACGCGAACGTGCCGCACGTCGACGCGTTCCTCGTCGATCTGCGTGCGTGTGTCGACGAAGCGCGCGCGCTGCCGAACGGCGACGGCGCGATGGTCGCGGGCATCGCACAGGCCGCGGCCTCGATCGATCCCGCGACGCTCGACGAGGCGACGTTCGCGCAGCTGCTCGCGGCCGCTGGCACCTCGGTCGGAGTCCCCGAGGAGAGCGCGTCGATCAACACCATCCTCCAGGCGCTCCCGCGCCCGCTCACCAAGGCGATCCTCATCCACTACGTGAACCAGCTCTTCGCATGA
- a CDS encoding creatininase family protein, which translates to MTTPLIREWADLRGPDIAALDRARTVVILSCSPLEVHGPHLPVQADLREAEGLVARTAELLHAKHPEMTFVRLPWVWMAADVLPHVGSIKFRPETVAQVLAEIGESLGRQGFRHVWVGSFHGGPRHILALEKGAHDAHRRTGVGMVSVFSLLVKRLTGGSSDLATLLGGIGGITREELKGDSHGGLVETSLLLHLVGQHVDPAYRSLPPRSIELDLVERGLPPMQKGEKATFVELLRSLPLKQQYYERETYAGAPARASAELGAQYLDVLATEAAAALSELWTGRIGPADCHSPLWPLRHLLMNDTFGRVFDRVVRTRESPV; encoded by the coding sequence ATGACGACGCCGCTGATCCGCGAGTGGGCCGACCTGCGCGGCCCCGACATCGCCGCGCTCGATCGCGCGCGCACCGTCGTGATCCTGTCGTGCTCGCCGCTCGAGGTGCACGGTCCGCATCTTCCCGTGCAAGCCGATCTGCGCGAGGCCGAGGGGCTCGTCGCGCGCACCGCCGAGCTGCTCCACGCGAAGCACCCCGAGATGACGTTCGTGCGCCTGCCCTGGGTGTGGATGGCGGCGGACGTGTTGCCGCACGTCGGCTCGATCAAGTTCCGCCCCGAGACCGTCGCGCAGGTGCTCGCGGAGATCGGCGAGAGCCTCGGGCGACAGGGCTTCCGCCACGTCTGGGTCGGCAGCTTCCACGGCGGTCCGCGCCACATCCTCGCGCTCGAGAAGGGCGCTCACGACGCGCACCGTCGCACCGGCGTCGGGATGGTTTCCGTCTTTTCGTTGCTGGTCAAACGATTGACGGGAGGCAGCTCGGATCTCGCGACGCTGCTCGGTGGCATCGGCGGCATCACGCGCGAGGAGCTGAAGGGCGACTCGCACGGCGGGCTCGTGGAGACGTCGCTCCTGCTGCACCTCGTCGGACAGCACGTCGACCCCGCGTATCGCTCGCTGCCGCCGCGCTCGATCGAGCTCGACCTCGTCGAGCGCGGTCTGCCTCCGATGCAGAAGGGCGAGAAGGCGACGTTCGTCGAGCTGCTGCGCAGCCTGCCGCTCAAGCAGCAGTACTACGAGCGCGAGACGTACGCGGGCGCGCCCGCGAGGGCGAGCGCGGAGCTCGGCGCGCAGTACCTCGACGTGCTCGCGACCGAAGCGGCAGCCGCGCTCTCCGAGCTCTGGACCGGACGCATCGGCCCGGCGGACTGCCACTCTCCGCTCTGGCCGCTCCGTCACCTGCTGATGAACGACACGTTCGGCCGCGTGTTCGATCGCGTCGTGCGCACGCGCGAGTCACCGGTCTGA
- a CDS encoding fasciclin domain-containing protein codes for MTLLLSKRAPRAALLALVLGGLWACGDDDGGGDSDAGRADAGTDAGSGDTIADIAAASDDFDVLVAAASRAGLVDTLSGTAEFTVFAPTDAAFVALLDVADEAAAIAAVEALGPETLAGILTYHALSGTVTSSELEDGPATTVSTLPVFVGTGATVTINGGNGVDGGANVTTADIAASNGVIHVIDRVLVPPTVADVARYAGLTTLAGALASQELVDDLEAAGPFTVFAPTNAAFSALGALPSGGALTTVLLHHVVSGSVASSAIPARASSLAESSYGDPLTLLFDDGDGVVINGAAEVVIADLRATNGVVHVVDAVITPMNVVQAASAAGLTGLLGAVEAAADLPGGTSVADALAADAPYTVFAPTNDAFAALSPTPDADTLRDVLLYHVLSTDSFDSPVLSTELPTTATGLETLNGADIPFVPGPPATVDGAEIVIADIVVTNGVVHVIDTVMLP; via the coding sequence ATGACGCTTCTGCTTTCGAAGCGAGCGCCGAGGGCCGCGCTGCTGGCCCTCGTGCTCGGAGGGCTCTGGGCGTGCGGTGACGACGACGGCGGCGGAGACTCCGACGCGGGCCGAGCCGACGCGGGCACCGACGCGGGCAGCGGCGACACGATCGCGGACATCGCAGCAGCGAGCGACGACTTCGACGTGCTCGTCGCCGCGGCGTCGCGCGCCGGGCTCGTCGATACGCTCTCGGGCACTGCGGAGTTCACCGTGTTCGCGCCGACCGACGCAGCGTTCGTCGCGCTCCTCGACGTCGCGGACGAGGCGGCAGCGATCGCGGCGGTCGAGGCGCTCGGCCCCGAGACGCTCGCGGGCATCCTCACCTATCACGCGCTGAGCGGCACGGTGACGTCGAGCGAGCTGGAGGACGGTCCCGCGACGACGGTGTCGACGTTGCCGGTGTTCGTCGGCACCGGCGCGACGGTCACGATCAACGGCGGCAACGGCGTCGACGGCGGAGCGAACGTGACGACCGCGGACATCGCTGCGAGCAACGGAGTCATCCACGTGATCGATCGCGTGCTGGTCCCGCCGACCGTCGCGGACGTCGCGCGATACGCGGGCCTCACCACGCTCGCGGGCGCGCTCGCGTCGCAGGAGCTCGTCGACGATCTCGAGGCGGCCGGTCCGTTCACGGTGTTCGCGCCCACGAACGCGGCGTTCAGCGCGCTCGGCGCGCTGCCCTCCGGCGGCGCGCTCACCACGGTGTTGCTCCATCACGTCGTGTCGGGGAGCGTCGCGTCGAGCGCGATCCCCGCGCGCGCGTCGTCGCTCGCCGAGAGCTCGTACGGTGACCCGCTCACGCTGCTCTTCGACGACGGCGACGGTGTCGTGATCAACGGCGCGGCCGAGGTGGTCATCGCGGACCTGCGTGCGACGAACGGCGTCGTCCACGTCGTCGACGCGGTGATCACGCCGATGAACGTCGTGCAAGCCGCGAGCGCGGCGGGGCTCACGGGATTGCTCGGCGCGGTCGAGGCAGCGGCCGATCTGCCGGGCGGCACCAGCGTCGCCGACGCGCTGGCGGCCGACGCGCCGTACACGGTGTTCGCGCCGACGAACGATGCGTTCGCCGCGCTGAGCCCCACGCCTGACGCCGACACCCTGCGCGACGTGCTCCTCTATCACGTGCTGAGCACGGACAGCTTCGACTCGCCCGTGCTCTCGACGGAGCTGCCCACCACCGCGACCGGCCTGGAGACGCTGAACGGCGCGGACATCCCGTTCGTGCCGGGTCCTCCTGCGACGGTCGACGGCGCGGAGATCGTGATCGCCGACATCGTCGTGACCAACGGCGTGGTCCACGTGATCGACACCGTGATGCTGCCCTGA
- a CDS encoding penicillin acylase family protein codes for MERHSIARFALALALLGGCGDDTRVAPPTEAQCDADPLLPGCTPDERPTFAGLDDEVAILRDDMGVAHVYAQSDRDAFYASGYMQAFDRLLQMDLNRRRALGRRAEVLGESYVDEDELSRLFDLPRWARTNEAALFRDDPERWALVQAWTEGVNARIREVLADRSQLPPEFEELGYEPEEWTPVDAFAFGKLVLFGNANQLESSILSAILDEYLPELDGRLGLLLPIRDAYVMPPDERPATARAIVRPSAPRTPRALPPDALERIARFQSTMADFRSGGSNNWALDGRHTANGRPLIAGDPHQPLQSPSLFWLHHMNSADAGGALDVVGFNFVGSPGVQLGHNRHVAWTATTTYPDNMDVWDVAIGPGGGVMIGDEEVAIVTRTETIAVAGANTVEYVVEDVPGHGVLLPSGLSPLPLGRPGRRLLVNWTGLRVTHEFEGFFGFGTARDTDEFAAAVEGVELGYFNFVFADANGIRYHSQPLVPDRGVIGARRPWALSDGDDASTFWRDRWLDRARMPSSTGGARGWITSANNDPFGFVADGRVDTDPWYFGVLYDPGLRAARIEQELERLIARGDVTVEDMQVLQDDTHSIIADDLVPVLEEVWATVETDDALAEWRGRDDLDALVVSLAAWDRRMERTSSEAVVLNAFSYFLAQRVLADDMTIVFDAVMSESSAFIFKWLSNVLRGRAPDSESFFAGEARSVSVVRALDETAAWLAERFPGGSYTWGDVHGTRFPSLYGERLDGGWVATDGAEGTVNVSVTDFFGDGDAPRERLEASSGSIYRLVATFGDDGTPEAFVNVPRGVSGDPESAHWSDLHTDWIENVYRPLRFRRSDIEAGEHERMTLSPQ; via the coding sequence GTGGAACGCCATTCGATCGCTCGGTTCGCTCTGGCGCTCGCGCTGCTCGGCGGCTGCGGTGACGACACGCGCGTCGCGCCGCCCACCGAAGCGCAGTGCGACGCCGATCCGCTGCTCCCCGGATGCACGCCCGACGAGCGGCCGACGTTCGCGGGGCTCGACGACGAGGTCGCGATCCTGCGCGACGACATGGGCGTCGCGCACGTCTACGCGCAGAGCGATCGCGATGCGTTCTACGCGTCGGGCTACATGCAGGCGTTCGATCGCCTGCTGCAGATGGACCTCAACCGCCGGCGCGCGCTCGGTCGTCGCGCCGAGGTGCTCGGTGAGTCGTACGTCGACGAGGACGAGCTCTCGCGGCTCTTCGATCTGCCGCGCTGGGCGCGCACCAACGAGGCCGCGCTCTTCCGCGACGACCCGGAGCGCTGGGCGCTGGTGCAGGCGTGGACCGAGGGCGTGAACGCGCGCATCCGCGAGGTGCTCGCGGATCGATCGCAGCTGCCGCCCGAGTTCGAAGAGCTCGGCTACGAGCCCGAGGAGTGGACGCCCGTCGATGCGTTCGCGTTCGGCAAGCTCGTGCTCTTCGGGAACGCGAACCAGCTCGAGTCGAGCATCCTCAGCGCGATCCTCGACGAGTACCTGCCGGAGCTCGACGGGCGGCTCGGTCTGCTCCTGCCGATCCGCGATGCGTACGTGATGCCGCCCGACGAGCGCCCTGCGACCGCGCGCGCGATCGTGCGTCCGAGCGCGCCGCGCACGCCGCGCGCGCTGCCGCCCGACGCGCTCGAGCGCATCGCGCGCTTCCAGTCGACGATGGCCGACTTCCGCAGCGGCGGGAGCAACAACTGGGCGCTCGACGGTCGCCACACCGCGAACGGACGGCCGCTGATCGCGGGCGACCCGCACCAGCCGCTGCAGTCGCCCTCGCTCTTCTGGCTGCACCACATGAACAGCGCGGACGCCGGCGGCGCGCTCGACGTGGTGGGCTTCAACTTCGTGGGCTCACCCGGGGTGCAGCTCGGTCACAACCGACACGTCGCGTGGACCGCGACGACGACGTACCCGGACAACATGGACGTGTGGGACGTCGCGATCGGCCCGGGCGGCGGCGTGATGATCGGCGACGAGGAGGTCGCGATCGTCACGCGCACCGAGACCATCGCGGTCGCGGGCGCGAACACGGTCGAGTACGTCGTGGAGGACGTGCCGGGCCACGGCGTGCTGCTGCCGAGCGGCCTCTCGCCGCTGCCGCTCGGGCGCCCGGGGCGTCGTCTCCTCGTCAACTGGACGGGCCTGCGAGTGACCCACGAATTCGAAGGATTCTTCGGGTTCGGCACCGCGCGCGACACCGACGAGTTCGCCGCGGCGGTCGAGGGTGTGGAGCTCGGCTACTTCAACTTCGTCTTCGCCGACGCGAACGGCATCCGGTACCACTCGCAGCCGCTCGTGCCCGACCGCGGTGTGATCGGCGCGCGACGCCCGTGGGCGCTCTCCGACGGCGACGACGCGTCGACGTTCTGGCGCGATCGTTGGCTCGATCGCGCGCGAATGCCGAGCAGCACCGGCGGCGCGCGCGGCTGGATCACCTCCGCGAACAACGATCCCTTCGGGTTCGTCGCGGACGGTCGCGTCGACACCGATCCCTGGTACTTCGGCGTGCTCTACGATCCCGGCCTGCGCGCGGCGCGCATCGAGCAGGAGCTCGAGCGGCTGATCGCGCGCGGCGACGTGACGGTCGAGGACATGCAGGTCCTGCAGGACGACACGCACTCGATCATCGCGGACGATCTCGTGCCGGTGCTCGAAGAGGTCTGGGCGACGGTCGAGACCGACGACGCGCTCGCGGAGTGGCGCGGTCGCGACGACCTCGACGCGCTCGTCGTGTCGCTCGCCGCGTGGGATCGCCGCATGGAGCGCACCTCGAGCGAAGCGGTGGTGCTCAACGCGTTCTCGTACTTCCTCGCGCAGCGCGTGCTCGCCGACGACATGACGATCGTGTTCGACGCGGTGATGAGCGAGTCGAGCGCGTTCATCTTCAAGTGGCTGTCGAACGTGCTGCGCGGGCGCGCGCCCGACAGCGAGAGCTTCTTCGCCGGCGAGGCGCGAAGCGTGTCGGTGGTGCGCGCGCTCGACGAGACCGCGGCGTGGCTCGCCGAGCGGTTCCCCGGAGGCTCGTACACCTGGGGCGACGTGCACGGCACGCGCTTCCCGTCGCTCTACGGCGAGCGGCTCGATGGTGGCTGGGTCGCGACCGACGGCGCCGAGGGCACGGTGAACGTGTCGGTCACCGACTTCTTCGGCGACGGCGACGCGCCGCGCGAGCGCCTCGAGGCGAGCAGCGGATCGATCTACCGGCTCGTCGCGACCTTCGGTGACGACGGCACGCCGGAGGCGTTCGTGAACGTGCCGCGCGGTGTCAGCGGTGACCCCGAGAGCGCGCACTGGAGCGACCTGCACACGGACTGGATCGAGAACGTGTACCGGCCGCTGCGGTTCCGGCGCAGCGACATCGAGGCCGGCGAGCACGAGCGCATGACGCTCTCGCCGCAGTAG
- the pyp gene encoding photoactive yellow protein yields the protein MEFTRLSFDQDDVANVLAKLPPSQLDELPFGAIELDANGRILQYNATESKLSGRAVESVIGRLFFDEVAPCTRRPEFYGRFLELVKGGPSAVFDYVFDYKMRPRQVRVHMKRALLGKTYWILVRWNDGAGRSVAGGV from the coding sequence ATGGAGTTCACGAGACTGAGCTTCGACCAGGACGACGTCGCGAACGTGCTCGCGAAGCTCCCGCCGTCGCAGCTCGACGAGCTGCCGTTCGGCGCGATCGAGCTCGACGCGAACGGGCGCATCCTGCAGTACAACGCGACCGAGTCGAAGCTCAGTGGGCGTGCCGTCGAGAGCGTGATCGGGCGGCTCTTCTTCGACGAGGTCGCGCCGTGCACGCGTCGCCCCGAGTTCTACGGGCGCTTCCTCGAGCTCGTGAAGGGCGGCCCCAGCGCGGTCTTCGACTACGTGTTCGACTACAAGATGAGACCGCGGCAGGTCCGCGTGCACATGAAGCGCGCGTTGCTCGGAAAGACGTACTGGATCCTCGTGCGATGGAACGACGGTGCCGGTCGTTCCGTCGCGGGCGGCGTGTGA
- a CDS encoding metallophosphoesterase, with the protein MRRLALFASLLLALTACGGDDDSAPLDASIPEDAFDPHMGLRLPRCEDTDPAPETPLPHVASTLVSTLVPHVDRQARSGPRNPAQEVGETMYRDLDYHLVDVGPGQPHLTRTDLGANTTATTERRSLAWFAHLSDFQLVDDESPTRLARIDNASIPGGLRAQEAYLPRAVSAMSRTLARVEREERPYDFAIVTGDCADSAQQNEIQWVIDLMNGTPGLHTDSGDDDDPVPGEANDPKDPFDPTPFPAPWLFVPGNHDVEVVGVSAPNDRLRETALGVDAPSGTRDYRQWYAPVTSGPIPADPDRAIVDRDDIVEMLRAATSSGPHGPAGHGYPATGEVDTSLGANWTYDAIPGLLRILSIDTSDLTGGSKGMIRRPTVDGWLIPELDRAVADGVLVMLASHHSTTSIDRVVGEVGGDEVEDALTPEEIEALVASRAEVIAWLVGHTHDNRVRAVPGPDAAHPGYWEIMTSAIADYPSQARMIELVDNADGTLSIFATIVDYDTDDCMERRFRALTQMEWVAAWVDDVSRDAEDGNVQLVRAVPASAQAAVTAARATAPSRIESLTTLAE; encoded by the coding sequence ATGCGCCGACTCGCTCTCTTCGCTTCGCTCCTCCTCGCGCTGACCGCCTGCGGCGGCGACGACGACTCCGCGCCGCTCGACGCGAGCATCCCCGAAGACGCGTTCGACCCACACATGGGCCTGCGCCTCCCGCGCTGCGAGGACACCGACCCCGCGCCCGAGACGCCGCTCCCCCACGTCGCGAGCACGCTCGTCAGCACGCTCGTCCCGCACGTCGATCGCCAAGCGCGCTCCGGTCCGCGCAACCCCGCGCAAGAGGTCGGCGAGACGATGTACCGCGACCTCGACTACCACCTCGTCGACGTCGGCCCCGGCCAGCCGCACCTCACGCGCACCGATCTCGGCGCCAACACCACTGCGACCACCGAGCGCCGCTCGCTCGCATGGTTCGCGCACCTCTCCGACTTCCAGCTCGTCGACGACGAGTCCCCGACGCGCCTCGCGCGCATCGACAACGCCTCGATCCCCGGCGGCCTCCGCGCGCAAGAGGCCTATCTCCCGCGCGCCGTCTCGGCGATGAGCCGCACCCTCGCGCGCGTCGAGCGCGAAGAGCGCCCCTACGACTTCGCCATCGTCACCGGCGACTGCGCCGACAGCGCGCAGCAGAACGAGATCCAGTGGGTCATCGATCTGATGAACGGCACGCCCGGCCTCCACACCGACTCGGGCGACGACGACGATCCCGTCCCCGGCGAGGCCAACGACCCGAAGGACCCCTTCGACCCCACGCCGTTCCCCGCGCCCTGGCTCTTCGTGCCCGGCAACCACGACGTCGAGGTCGTCGGCGTCTCCGCGCCCAACGATCGCCTGCGCGAGACCGCGCTCGGCGTCGACGCGCCGAGCGGCACGCGCGACTACCGCCAGTGGTACGCGCCGGTCACGTCCGGTCCGATCCCCGCCGATCCCGATCGCGCGATCGTCGATCGCGACGACATCGTCGAGATGCTGCGCGCCGCGACCTCGAGCGGCCCGCACGGCCCCGCGGGCCACGGCTATCCCGCGACGGGCGAGGTCGACACGTCGCTCGGCGCGAACTGGACGTACGACGCGATCCCCGGCCTGCTGCGCATCCTCTCGATCGACACCAGCGATCTCACCGGCGGCTCGAAGGGCATGATCCGCCGCCCGACCGTCGATGGCTGGCTCATCCCCGAGCTCGATCGCGCCGTCGCGGACGGCGTGCTCGTGATGCTCGCGTCGCATCACTCGACCACGTCGATCGATCGCGTCGTCGGCGAGGTCGGCGGCGACGAGGTCGAGGACGCGCTCACGCCCGAGGAGATCGAAGCGCTCGTCGCGTCGCGCGCCGAGGTCATCGCGTGGCTCGTCGGGCACACCCACGACAACCGCGTGCGCGCCGTGCCCGGTCCCGACGCCGCGCACCCCGGCTACTGGGAGATCATGACGAGCGCGATCGCCGACTATCCGTCGCAGGCGCGCATGATCGAGCTCGTCGACAACGCGGACGGCACGCTCTCGATCTTCGCGACGATCGTCGACTACGACACCGACGACTGCATGGAGCGTCGCTTCCGCGCGCTCACGCAGATGGAGTGGGTCGCCGCGTGGGTCGACGACGTCAGCCGCGACGCGGAGGACGGCAACGTGCAGCTCGTCCGCGCAGTCCCCGCGAGCGCGCAGGCCGCGGTCACCGCCGCGCGCGCCACGGCGCCCTCGCGCATCGAGAGCCTCACGACGCTCGCCGAGTAG